A genomic window from Pygocentrus nattereri isolate fPygNat1 chromosome 22, fPygNat1.pri, whole genome shotgun sequence includes:
- the LOC108414019 gene encoding uncharacterized protein LOC108414019 isoform X1, with protein sequence MNKRWTLLFYCFSEFFIFVSVSSTSAQKVLNGAVGESITLPTRVFESGTIVYEGKNIGQMMNKQLQSFREFTNRLHWDSQSGFFTLSLLRTNDSGVYTVDNPKEDKKDVYELNVYDKVSAPQVKKLNSSPSESELCSLQCSVRNVRGLNLFWFKAKVLLNHTNSSSLNDTLNLFLETARTDHDTYTCVTSNPVSMQTITVNIKEHCQPVLVGAPHRSNIIAIVLPVIFVLLIIVMVILLRRRKRHSENSRHTEDSSATEGLNEEVQYSVINHKNHAQKHVCEPASQEMHQLTTIYDRIRPLDSGASVQSGYV encoded by the exons AATTCTTCATCTTTGTGTCAGTATCCAGCACTTCAGCTCAGAAAGTACTGAATGGAGCTGTAGGAGAGTCTATTACACTCCCAACTCGAGTGTTTGAATCTGGCACTATTGTTTATGAGGGCAAAAACATTGGACAGATGATGAATAAACAGCTGCAATCTTTCAGAGAGTTTACGAATCGTCTCCACTGGGACAGTCAGAGTGGGttcttcactctctcactcctgAGAACAAATGACTCAGGTGTTTATACTGTAGACAACCCTAAAGAGGATAAGAAAGATGTCTATGAGCTGAATGTATATG ataaagtTTCAGCACCGCAGGTGAAGAAACTCAACTCCAGTCCATCAGAGAGTGAACTCTGCTCATTGCAGTGCTCAGTGAGGAATGTGAGGGGACTGAATCTGTTTTGGTTTAAAGCCAAAGTCTTattaaaccacacaaacagttcCAGTCTAAATGACACATTGAATCTCTTTCTGGAAACTGCGAGGACTGATCATGACACTTACACCTGTGTGACTTCCAACCCAGTCAGCATGCAGACGATCACAGTCAACATCAAAGAGCACTGCCAACCAG TTCTTGTAGGTGCACCACATAGGTCAAATATCATTGCAATTGTACTTCCTGTGATTTTTGTACTGCTGATAATAGTGATGGTCATACTTTTGCGGAGAAGAAAACGTCACTCTGAAAACAGTCGGCACACAGAAG ACTCATCTGCAACAGAAGGACTGAATGAAGAAGTGCAATATTCTGTGATAAATCATAAAAATCATGCTCAG aaacaTGTATGTGAACCTGCCTCACAGGAAATGCATCAGCTAACTACAATTTATGACCGGATTCGGCCGCTTGATTCAGGGGCTTCTGTCCAGAGCGGATACGTGTAG
- the LOC108414019 gene encoding SLAM family member 8-like isoform X2 encodes MNKRWTLLFYCFSEFFIFVSVSSTSAQKVLNGAVGESITLPTRVFESGTIVYEGKNIGQMMNKQLQSFREFTNRLHWDSQSGFFTLSLLRTNDSGVYTVDNPKEDKKDVYELNVYDKVSAPQVKKLNSSPSESELCSLQCSVRNVRGLNLFWFKAKVLLNHTNSSSLNDTLNLFLETARTDHDTYTCVTSNPVSMQTITVNIKEHCQPVLVGAPHRSNIIAIVLPVIFVLLIIVMVILLRRRKRHSENSRHTEGGNMYVNLPHRKCIS; translated from the exons AATTCTTCATCTTTGTGTCAGTATCCAGCACTTCAGCTCAGAAAGTACTGAATGGAGCTGTAGGAGAGTCTATTACACTCCCAACTCGAGTGTTTGAATCTGGCACTATTGTTTATGAGGGCAAAAACATTGGACAGATGATGAATAAACAGCTGCAATCTTTCAGAGAGTTTACGAATCGTCTCCACTGGGACAGTCAGAGTGGGttcttcactctctcactcctgAGAACAAATGACTCAGGTGTTTATACTGTAGACAACCCTAAAGAGGATAAGAAAGATGTCTATGAGCTGAATGTATATG ataaagtTTCAGCACCGCAGGTGAAGAAACTCAACTCCAGTCCATCAGAGAGTGAACTCTGCTCATTGCAGTGCTCAGTGAGGAATGTGAGGGGACTGAATCTGTTTTGGTTTAAAGCCAAAGTCTTattaaaccacacaaacagttcCAGTCTAAATGACACATTGAATCTCTTTCTGGAAACTGCGAGGACTGATCATGACACTTACACCTGTGTGACTTCCAACCCAGTCAGCATGCAGACGATCACAGTCAACATCAAAGAGCACTGCCAACCAG TTCTTGTAGGTGCACCACATAGGTCAAATATCATTGCAATTGTACTTCCTGTGATTTTTGTACTGCTGATAATAGTGATGGTCATACTTTTGCGGAGAAGAAAACGTCACTCTGAAAACAGTCGGCACACAGAAGGCGG aaacaTGTATGTGAACCTGCCTCACAGGAAATGCATCAGCTAA
- the LOC108414019 gene encoding SLAM family member 8-like isoform X5: protein MNKRWTLLFYCFSEFFIFVSVSSTSAQKVLNGAVGESITLPTRVFESGTIVYEGKNIGQMMNKQLQSFREFTNRLHWDSQSGFFTLSLLRTNDSGVYTVDNPKEDKKDVYELNVYDKVSAPQVKKLNSSPSESELCSLQCSVRNVRGLNLFWFKAKVLLNHTNSSSLNDTLNLFLETARTDHDTYTCVTSNPVSMQTITVNIKEHCQPVLVGAPHRSNIIAIVLPVIFVLLIIVMVILLRRRKRHSENSRHTEETCM, encoded by the exons AATTCTTCATCTTTGTGTCAGTATCCAGCACTTCAGCTCAGAAAGTACTGAATGGAGCTGTAGGAGAGTCTATTACACTCCCAACTCGAGTGTTTGAATCTGGCACTATTGTTTATGAGGGCAAAAACATTGGACAGATGATGAATAAACAGCTGCAATCTTTCAGAGAGTTTACGAATCGTCTCCACTGGGACAGTCAGAGTGGGttcttcactctctcactcctgAGAACAAATGACTCAGGTGTTTATACTGTAGACAACCCTAAAGAGGATAAGAAAGATGTCTATGAGCTGAATGTATATG ataaagtTTCAGCACCGCAGGTGAAGAAACTCAACTCCAGTCCATCAGAGAGTGAACTCTGCTCATTGCAGTGCTCAGTGAGGAATGTGAGGGGACTGAATCTGTTTTGGTTTAAAGCCAAAGTCTTattaaaccacacaaacagttcCAGTCTAAATGACACATTGAATCTCTTTCTGGAAACTGCGAGGACTGATCATGACACTTACACCTGTGTGACTTCCAACCCAGTCAGCATGCAGACGATCACAGTCAACATCAAAGAGCACTGCCAACCAG TTCTTGTAGGTGCACCACATAGGTCAAATATCATTGCAATTGTACTTCCTGTGATTTTTGTACTGCTGATAATAGTGATGGTCATACTTTTGCGGAGAAGAAAACGTCACTCTGAAAACAGTCGGCACACAGAAG aaacaTGTATGTGA
- the LOC108414019 gene encoding SLAM family member 8-like isoform X3 encodes MNKRWTLLFYCFSEFFIFVSVSSTSAQKVLNGAVGESITLPTRVFESGTIVYEGKNIGQMMNKQLQSFREFTNRLHWDSQSGFFTLSLLRTNDSGVYTVDNPKEDKKDVYELNVYDKVSAPQVKKLNSSPSESELCSLQCSVRNVRGLNLFWFKAKVLLNHTNSSSLNDTLNLFLETARTDHDTYTCVTSNPVSMQTITVNIKEHCQPVLVGAPHRSNIIAIVLPVIFVLLIIVMVILLRRRKRHSENSRHTEGGLICNRRTE; translated from the exons AATTCTTCATCTTTGTGTCAGTATCCAGCACTTCAGCTCAGAAAGTACTGAATGGAGCTGTAGGAGAGTCTATTACACTCCCAACTCGAGTGTTTGAATCTGGCACTATTGTTTATGAGGGCAAAAACATTGGACAGATGATGAATAAACAGCTGCAATCTTTCAGAGAGTTTACGAATCGTCTCCACTGGGACAGTCAGAGTGGGttcttcactctctcactcctgAGAACAAATGACTCAGGTGTTTATACTGTAGACAACCCTAAAGAGGATAAGAAAGATGTCTATGAGCTGAATGTATATG ataaagtTTCAGCACCGCAGGTGAAGAAACTCAACTCCAGTCCATCAGAGAGTGAACTCTGCTCATTGCAGTGCTCAGTGAGGAATGTGAGGGGACTGAATCTGTTTTGGTTTAAAGCCAAAGTCTTattaaaccacacaaacagttcCAGTCTAAATGACACATTGAATCTCTTTCTGGAAACTGCGAGGACTGATCATGACACTTACACCTGTGTGACTTCCAACCCAGTCAGCATGCAGACGATCACAGTCAACATCAAAGAGCACTGCCAACCAG TTCTTGTAGGTGCACCACATAGGTCAAATATCATTGCAATTGTACTTCCTGTGATTTTTGTACTGCTGATAATAGTGATGGTCATACTTTTGCGGAGAAGAAAACGTCACTCTGAAAACAGTCGGCACACAGAAGGCGG ACTCATCTGCAACAGAAGGACTGAATGA
- the LOC108414019 gene encoding SLAM family member 8-like isoform X4 → MNKRWTLLFYCFSEFFIFVSVSSTSAQKVLNGAVGESITLPTRVFESGTIVYEGKNIGQMMNKQLQSFREFTNRLHWDSQSGFFTLSLLRTNDSGVYTVDNPKEDKKDVYELNVYDKVSAPQVKKLNSSPSESELCSLQCSVRNVRGLNLFWFKAKVLLNHTNSSSLNDTLNLFLETARTDHDTYTCVTSNPVSMQTITVNIKEHCQPVLVGAPHRSNIIAIVLPVIFVLLIIVMVILLRRRKRHSENSRHTEGGYLSA, encoded by the exons AATTCTTCATCTTTGTGTCAGTATCCAGCACTTCAGCTCAGAAAGTACTGAATGGAGCTGTAGGAGAGTCTATTACACTCCCAACTCGAGTGTTTGAATCTGGCACTATTGTTTATGAGGGCAAAAACATTGGACAGATGATGAATAAACAGCTGCAATCTTTCAGAGAGTTTACGAATCGTCTCCACTGGGACAGTCAGAGTGGGttcttcactctctcactcctgAGAACAAATGACTCAGGTGTTTATACTGTAGACAACCCTAAAGAGGATAAGAAAGATGTCTATGAGCTGAATGTATATG ataaagtTTCAGCACCGCAGGTGAAGAAACTCAACTCCAGTCCATCAGAGAGTGAACTCTGCTCATTGCAGTGCTCAGTGAGGAATGTGAGGGGACTGAATCTGTTTTGGTTTAAAGCCAAAGTCTTattaaaccacacaaacagttcCAGTCTAAATGACACATTGAATCTCTTTCTGGAAACTGCGAGGACTGATCATGACACTTACACCTGTGTGACTTCCAACCCAGTCAGCATGCAGACGATCACAGTCAACATCAAAGAGCACTGCCAACCAG TTCTTGTAGGTGCACCACATAGGTCAAATATCATTGCAATTGTACTTCCTGTGATTTTTGTACTGCTGATAATAGTGATGGTCATACTTTTGCGGAGAAGAAAACGTCACTCTGAAAACAGTCGGCACACAGAAGGCGGGTATTTGTCTGCTTAG